CGCCGACTGGTAAGTTTTCAGATAGCGCCTCTCTTAATGCCGCTGCGATCGGGTATACTCGGGCGGCAATCTGGGATTTCCGGGGGGAGACAATTTGCGCGTAAGTCGCTCGTTAACAATCAAGCAGATGGCAATGGTGGCAGCCGTTGTCCTGGTGTTCGTTTTTATTTTTTGCACCGTTTTGCTGTTCCATCTGGTCCAGCAGAATCGCTATAACACGGCTACGCAACTGGAAAGCATTGCTCGCTCTGTCCGCGAACCCTTATCTTCTGCCATTTTGAAAGGCGATATTCCCGAAGCGGAAGCTATTCTTGCCAGCATTAAACCGGCAGGCGTGGTCAGCCGTGCCGATGTGGTGCTGCCTAACCAGTTCCAGGCGCTGCGTAAAAGTTTTATTCCAGAGCGTCCGGTGCCGGTAATGGTTACTCGCATGTTTGAGCTACCGGTGCAAATCTCGCTGGGCGTTTACTCGCTGGAACGTCCGGCAAACCCGCAGCCAATTGCCTATCTGGTGCTACAGGCGGATTCCTTCCGCATGTATAAGTTCGTGATGAGCACCCTCTCAACGTTAGTGACCATTTACTTACTTTTGTCGTTAATATTGACGGTGGCGATTAGCTGGTGCATTAACCGCCTGATTTTGCATCCGTTACGCAATATTGCTCGTGAACTTAACGCCATCCCAGCCCAGGAGCTTGTTGGTCACCAACTGGCATTACCACGTCTGCATCAGGACGATGAAATCGGTATGCTGGTGCGCAGTTACAACCTCAACCAGCAATTGCTGCAGCGCCATTATGAAGAACAGAACGAAAATGCGATGCGCTTCCCGGTGTCGGATTTGCCGAACAAAGCCTTGCTGATGGAGATGCTGGAGCAGGTTGTCGCGCGTAAACAAACCACCGCGCTGATGATTATCACCTGTGAAACCCTGCGTGATACTGCGGGCGTGCTGAAAGAGGCGCAACGAGAAATTCTGCTGCTGACGCTGGTGGAAAAACTCAAATCGGTACTGTCGCCACGTATGATCCTCGCGCAGATTAGTGGTTATGACTTTGCTGTCATTGCCAACGGTGTACAGGAGCCGTGGCACGCAATCACTTTAGGTCAGCAAGTGCTCACTATCATGAGCGAGCGCCTGCCGATTGAACGTATTCAACTCCGTCCGCACTGTAGCATTGGCGTGGCGATGTTCTACGGCGATCTCACCGCCGAACAGCTTTACAGTCGCGCTATTTCTGCGGCATTTACCGCTCGCCATAAAGGTAAGAATCAGATTCAGTTCTTTGATCCGCAGCAGATGGAAGCCGCCCAACAGCGGTTGACGGAAGAGAGCGATATCCTTAATGCACTGGAAAATCATCAGTTTGCGATTTGGTTACAGCCACAGGTCGAGATGACCAGCGGTAAACTGGTCAGTGCGGAAGTGTTACTGCGTATCCAGCAACCGGATGGCAGTTGGGATCTGCCGGATGGCTTAATCGATCGCATTGAGTGCTGTGGGCTGATGGTTACCGTCGGTCACTGGGTGCTGGAAGAGTCCTGTCGACTGCTGGCTGCCTGGCAAGAGCGCGGCATTATGCTGCCCTTGTCGGTAAACCTCTCAGCGCTGCAACTGATGCACCCGAATATGGTAGCGGATATGCTGGAACTGTTAACCCGCTATCGCATTCAGCCGGGAACGCTGATTCTGGAAGTGACAGAAAGCCGACGTATTGACGACCCTCATGCAGCGGTGGCAATCCTCCGCCCGTTGCGTAATGCCGGCGTTCGGGTGGCGCTGGATGATTTCGGCATGGGCTACGCAGGGCTGCGTCAGCTGCAGCATATGAAATCGTTGCCAATCGACGTGTTAAAAATCGACAAAATGTTTGTTGAAGGCTTGCCGGAAGATAGCAGCATGATTGCTGCAATTATCATGTTGGCGCAAAGCCTGAACTTACAAATGATTGCCGAAGGCGTGGAGACTGAAGCACAACGCGACTGGCTGGCAAAAGCGGGCGTTGGTATTGCCCAGGGCTTCCTTTTTGCTCGCCCACTCCCTATTGAAATCTTCGAAGAGAGTTACCTGGAAGAAAAGTAGCTACCCCAAACTGATTACAAAACTTTAAAAAGTGCTGGTTTGTGCGAGCCAGCTCAAACTTTTTAACCTTTTTGTTTCAATTATGATCCAGGTACATTTCTGTGATGTTGTCTGGGTGTTATTTTAAGGCCGCAGGTACCCCATAACCTTACAAGACCTGTGGTTTTACTAAAGGACACCCTATGAAAACCTCTCTGTTTAAAAGCCTTTACTTTCAGGTCCTGACAGCGATAGCCATTGGTATTCTCCTTGGCCATTTCTACCCTGAAATAGGCGAGCAAATGAAACCGCTTGGCGACGGGTTCGTTAAGCTCATTAAGATGATCATCGCTCCTGTCATCTTTTGTACCGTCGTAACGGGCATTGCGGGCATGGAAAGCATGAAGGCGGTCGGTCGTACCGGCGCAGTCGCACTGCTTTACTTTGAAATTGTCAGTACCATCGCGCTGATTATTGGTC
The nucleotide sequence above comes from Escherichia coli. Encoded proteins:
- the hmsP gene encoding biofilm formation regulator HmsP — encoded protein: MRVSRSLTIKQMAMVAAVVLVFVFIFCTVLLFHLVQQNRYNTATQLESIARSVREPLSSAILKGDIPEAEAILASIKPAGVVSRADVVLPNQFQALRKSFIPERPVPVMVTRMFELPVQISLGVYSLERPANPQPIAYLVLQADSFRMYKFVMSTLSTLVTIYLLLSLILTVAISWCINRLILHPLRNIARELNAIPAQELVGHQLALPRLHQDDEIGMLVRSYNLNQQLLQRHYEEQNENAMRFPVSDLPNKALLMEMLEQVVARKQTTALMIITCETLRDTAGVLKEAQREILLLTLVEKLKSVLSPRMILAQISGYDFAVIANGVQEPWHAITLGQQVLTIMSERLPIERIQLRPHCSIGVAMFYGDLTAEQLYSRAISAAFTARHKGKNQIQFFDPQQMEAAQQRLTEESDILNALENHQFAIWLQPQVEMTSGKLVSAEVLLRIQQPDGSWDLPDGLIDRIECCGLMVTVGHWVLEESCRLLAAWQERGIMLPLSVNLSALQLMHPNMVADMLELLTRYRIQPGTLILEVTESRRIDDPHAAVAILRPLRNAGVRVALDDFGMGYAGLRQLQHMKSLPIDVLKIDKMFVEGLPEDSSMIAAIIMLAQSLNLQMIAEGVETEAQRDWLAKAGVGIAQGFLFARPLPIEIFEESYLEEK